The Chryseobacterium oranimense genome contains the following window.
CACCTGGATTTGCACTTCAGTTTCCCTGTTTTTACCGATAATAAAAATTCTTTAAGCAAAAATAAATTTGAGGATTTCAGGGAAATGATCTTGGATTCTCCCTACGCAAGCTATGATGACTGGACTGCTTTTCTGGAATCTGAAAATAAGCAGTTATTTATTTCTGCAGATGAAATTGATGAGCAGAACCAAAAATTTGCCCTGAAAAGTTTTGAAGGCGGAACCAAAATCCTGATTGTTTGGAGAGCAGATAAGATGAATATTGCAGCCGCCAATAAATTTCTGAAATTCCTGGAAGAACCGCCGGCCAAAACCCTTATTCTCCTCACAGCCGAAACAGCGAACGATATTCTTCCTACCATTCTTTCCAGAACACAGATCGTAGAAGTTCCAAGGATCAGCGATGAAGACCTGGAAAACCATTTTAAAAAGAACTTTCAGATTTCTGAGGAGAAAATAAGAGAAATTGTTCATGAAGCTCAGGGAGACCTTAATGATGCACTAAAAATTTTAAATTCCGGACATAAAAGCGACGAATTTGAGAAACTTTTTATCCAATGGGTTAGGGATGCATTCATGGTGAAAAAGAAACCTCAGTTTTTAAAAAGCATTATCTTCTGGGCCAGAGAAATTGCCGGCTGGAACAGGGAAAAACAGAAAAACTTCCTGAACTACTGCTCAGAGATTTTCAGGCTCGCGCTTCTACAGAATTACCAGTCCGAAAATCTGGTCTATAAAAAGATCAACGCAGAAGGTTTC
Protein-coding sequences here:
- a CDS encoding ATP-binding protein translates to MNWENIAGQENLKKLLRESIAENRVSHAQLFLGKEGYGTFPMVLAYAKEIFSRENEHASSKVEHLNHLDLHFSFPVFTDNKNSLSKNKFEDFREMILDSPYASYDDWTAFLESENKQLFISADEIDEQNQKFALKSFEGGTKILIVWRADKMNIAAANKFLKFLEEPPAKTLILLTAETANDILPTILSRTQIVEVPRISDEDLENHFKKNFQISEEKIREIVHEAQGDLNDALKILNSGHKSDEFEKLFIQWVRDAFMVKKKPQFLKSIIFWAREIAGWNREKQKNFLNYCSEIFRLALLQNYQSENLVYKKINAEGFNWDGFSKFISGANIESILEEINMADLHLTRNGNPKIVWTDLGIKLSRYIHKNS